The Deinococcus puniceus genome segment CGGGCCATCTGCGCCAGCCGCATAATGGCCGATTCCACTTCCTTCGGGCTGGTGATCATCAGGTCGGCCAACTCGTCGATGATGATGATCAGGTGCGGCAATTCCACGTCTCCAACTTGGCGCATCTTGGCGTTGTATTGCTCCAAGTTCTTCGCGCCCACCTGACTCATCATCTTGTAACGGCGTTCCATGTGGGCCACCGCGCCCAGCAGCACGCCCGCCGCGTCTACCGGGTTGGTCACCACACTCCGTACCAAGTGCGCGATACCGTCGTAGGGCGTGAGTTCCACCATTTTTGGGTCGATCATCAAGAAACGCAGTTCGTGGGGCAGATACTTGAACAGCAGCGACGTGATCAGGGTATTCACGCAGACCGATTTGCCCGATCCAGTGCTGCCCGCCACCAGCAGATGCGGCATTTTGGCGAGGTCGCCCACCACCAATTCTCCGTCGATGCTTTTGCCCAAAATCATGGGCAATTTGGCGCGGGTGTTACGGAATCCAGGCGAGGCCGCCGCCTGATGAAAAGTCACGGGTTCGCGTTCACTGTTGGGCACTTCCAGCCCGATCACGCTTTTGCCGGGTACTGGGGCTTCTATTCGCACGCCGCCCACCGCCAGCGCCCGCGCCAGATCGTTGCTGAGATTGGCAATCCGAGAAATCTTCTCGCCGGGGGCAGGCTCGATTTCGTAGCGGGTGACAGTAGGGCCGCGTGCAAAATCCACGACTCTGGCCTGCAACCCGAAGTGCCGAAGCGTCTGCTCGATCACGGCGGCCCGCTGACGTGCGGCCACGTCTAGCGCGGCGAGGTTGCTGGCGACTTGGGGAATCGGATCAAGGAGGTCGTAGCTGGGCAGGGCCGGAGAAGTGGCCCCGATGGGCTGAGGCCCCAGTGATTGAGGAATGGGGCGGCGGCGCTGCGTGGGTGCGTCGGCACTCTCCCAAGGCGCGGGGGCGGCCTGCACACCGCCTTGCCCCAACAGCGGTTTTTGGCGCGTGGGCACAGCAGGCATAGCTGGAGGTCTGACCGGAGCCTTGGCTTCTGGCCGCGAAAAGGGCATGTCTTCATCGTCGCCCCAAGGGTCTAGGCCGTCCAACTCGCCAGTGATCGAATCTGTGTGACCTGACGAATCGTCTTCATCGTCAAAAATATCGGGGCCAGCGGGGGGCAGGCCAGCAGGCAGGGGAGGGGAGAGGGGCGGGGCGGGTGCAAAAGCAGGCCGTTCCGGGCTGATCGCGGCCCCGCCCGATGCTGCTCCGCTGCTGCCAGACCCGCCCCCCCGCGTGGGTTTGTGCCATTCCAGAGGTGCGCCAGCTTGCTCGGTTGTCGCCTGTGCGCCGCCTATCTGTGCACCGTCCATGTTGCCAAAATCGGTGAAATCGAAGTTCATGCTGGGCGGTGTAATCGGAGCCGGAGTCGCCATCGCTTCGGCCCGGCGCAGCGCGTCTTCCTGAGCACGGGCGAGGCGGGCACGCCACTGTTCCTGCGCGGCCAGTGTGCCGTCTGGGTCGCTGCGGAGGGCTTCGGCCACCGCCCCGGCCACCTCGGTAGGGGCGCGGTCAAAGGCGGCGGCAAGGTCAGGCCAGCCGAGGTAATGGCGTTCGCGGTCTTGCCAATCGATCCACTCGCGGCTCACTTCGGCCCAAGCGGCCACGCGCTCGCTGTGGGCGGGCAGTTCGCGGGCCAGCACGGCGGCGTCGGCTTTGGCCAGCGCCTTTTCGGCGGCCTTGCGCTCGCGCTCCAGCTTGCCCGCACGCAGGGCCAAGCGCTGCACCTCGGTCACGCTGCGGCGGCGCAGGCTTTCCAGTTCTCCGCTGGCCTGCGTACTCGCGAGTTCTACGCTCAGTTCATGCCGCCCCGCCGAGATTTCTTTCATCACGGCTTCGGCCTTGGCTCCGGCGTCGGGCGCTTCGGCGGCCACCTGTTCACGTAGGTCGCGGGCGGCGTGGCTCACAAACGTCGCGGTCACGGCCCGCCAGCCGTCCAGATCACGCGAGGCGTCTTTCAGTCCGGCTTCGTCCAGTCCCTTCAATTCGCGCAGGGCGGCCCGCACTTCTTCGGCCTGAGATTTCAGTTCCCGCGCCGATGGGTACAGTTTGCGCAGAGTGTCCAGATCGCGGGCGTGGGCGCTCAGGCCCTGCCTCGCCTCGGTGCGGGTGCGGGCGGCGTCCCGGCCTTCTTGCCGCGCCTCTATCGCGCCCTGCACGTTGGCCGACGCCCCGCCCAGCAGCACGCTCACTTGCCGAAAAAACCCCTTCAGCAGGGTCAGGGGCCGCAGCCGCAACATGATTTCTAGGCCCAGCGTCAGTACCACCAGCGGAATCAGCGCCGCCACGTAGCTCACCACGCTCAGGGGGGCCATGACCACTTCAGCCAGCTTGCCCGCCGCTTCCGGCTCGAAGACTTCGTGCAGGGCCAGCAGCGCCAGCGTGACCAAGACGCCGCCCAGTACCCGCCGCGTCAGGTTGGCGAGGTCGCGCCCCAAAAAGACCAGCACGCCGTAAGCCACCGGAACCACCGGCAGCACGTATGCGCCCCAGCCCAGCCAGCCCCGCAGCAGCTCCCGCGCCTGCGCCATCAGGCTGCCCGACGTTTCGCCGCCGGTGCGCGTGGGCGGCTCTAGGAGCAGCGTCACCGCCAAAAAGATTCCGAGGGCGAACAGGACTAACCCCAACGCCTCCCCATCAAACCGGTTCGCGGGAGCCGCCGCCTTCCGAGCCTTCACCGCCTTCGACATAGCGCCTACTGTACCGCACAATACTGAGAGGCAGTGCCGGGAATTCCGCCCCCAGCGCAACTTTCTGACGGGGCAGGCCGCTGGTGGGGGGTGTCGGGGGCAGTGGGCCAGGCGTTGAGTGGTGGGTGGTCGGTAGGGAGTGGGAAAGGCGTGGTGGGCATAGAATATTCACGCTCGGTCAGTGGGAAACGGTTTTGAAGGCCGTCAATTTGTATGTCTGTCCTTCACGAACCGCCGCCCGTCCCCATTCGCCCCTAGACTGATTCAGATTTGACCGCTCCAGATTCGACGCTGCCCACCGCCCTGCACCTGCCCCGCGTGCTGGAAAATGCGCTGTGGGCACACGCCCGGCGCGACGCTCCCGCCGAATGCGTGGGCGCGATAGGCGGCCATGAGCGCCCAGACGGCTTGTACGCGCACGCGCTGTACCCGCTGCCGAACATTGCCCCTGACCCGGTGCGGCACTATCTGGCCGATCCGGGCCACCTGTTGCGGGCGCTGAGGGCCATGCAGGCCGAGGGCCTGAGCCTTGTCGCGCTGTACCACAGCCACCCCAACGGCCCCGCCACTCCCAGCCGCACCGATACGCAGTTGGCGGCCTACTCGGTGCCCTATCTGATCGCCGATCTGCGCGGCGGCTCGCTGCTGGCCTACCTGCTCCCAGATGGCCGGGCCGTGGAGATCGTGCTGGGCACGACTTAAGGCTTCCTCCTTCCAACACGTCGAAGAACTGTGTCGAAACGTTTTAAGGCAGCCGCCCCACCCGCTCCAGCAGCAGCGCGAAAAAGGCCGATTCGTTTAGCTCCATCCCTACCTGCACGCGGTCTGTGGGTTCCGGTTGGCCGTACAAGTCGCACACCGTTCGCCCAAAATTCAGGCCCTCTTGGGTCTCCACCTGCACGCGCATGGGCCGGAAGGTGAACAACTCGGGACAGATGACGGCCCCCACCGCGACTGGGTCATGCAGCGCCCCCCCATTGATGCCGTAGCGGGCGCGGTAATGCCCGGCGTAAAAGGTCAGGAGTTCGCTGCACACGGCCCCGGCGCGGTTGCCTAGCGCGTGTAGGGCTTCCAGACGGTCTGGCGTGGCAATGCACTGCATCGTCAGATTCAGGCCCACCATCCGCACCTGTGCCCCGGAAGTCAAAACCACGTGCGCGGCGTGTGGGTCGGCCAGCGCATTGAATTCGGCGGCGGGCGTGCGGTTGCCGTGCGCGGTGCTGCCGCCCATCCAGACCACCTCCCGCACGAGGGCGGGCAGATCGGGGGCCAGCCGGAACGCCAGTGCCACGTTGGTCAGCGGGCCAGTGGCGATCAGCGTGATTTCGCCGGGTTGGGCGCGAATGGCCTCAATCATGAACAGGGCGGCGTGCAGGGCTTCCGGCTCTCGCAGCGGTGCGGGCAAATCGGCGGCAGGCAGGCCAGAATCGCCGTGAACTGCCGCCGCCGTCATCGCCTCACGCACCAACGGGCGGTCTGCTCCGGCGTAGTGCGGCACAGTGCGCCCTGCCTCGCCCGCCAAAGCCAGAATGACGCCCGCGTTGTGGCTGGTGCGGTGGAGCGGCACGTTGCCATGCACGCTGCACACGCCCAACACTTGCACTTCGGCGGGGCTGGCGAGGGCAAACATCCATGCAATCGCGTCGTCTAGGCCGGGGTCGCCGTCCAGAATAATGGGTTTGGGAAGGGGGCTGCTGGTCATGGCCGAATTCTAGAGATCAAGAGCCGCCCCCATCTTCATCCAACTCCTCGTCTAATGCCTCCAGTCCGCCGATCCCGAAGTCGGTCAGCAAACTGTTGACCGCTTCCAGTTGCGCCCAAGGCAACGTATCTGACGGCAATTCCCCAGCCCGCTTGAGGGCCGATTCCCACATGCTGCTGAGGCTGTCCAGCAACGAATCTGGCCCGCCGAATCCGTTCCAGCAGTCCATCCCCGCCTGCACGAACTGAAGTTGTAGTGTCAGCACTTCCAGTGGCGAAGCGACTTTGGCATAGGCGGCGATGGCGGCCCGCGCCCCGCTGGTTTTCAGCGTCGGCGTGTGCTTGCCCAGATGGAAGGCCCGCGCGATCTCGGCTTCCGCCTTGGCCCGTAACCCGGAAGTATCGTTGTCCAGCAGGGCGGTCAATAGATTTTTATTGGCGGTACTGGCCTGAAAGAGTGTCTCGATGACACCGCGCAACTCCGGGGCGTCCATATCTTGCAAAGCGCGCCGGAGGGCAGTAAGGGTCATTGGCATGGAACCAGCATATGGAGACAGAGGACGGCGGGAAGCCGAAGCCCCCGCCGTCATTTTCTGTCCTTAAACCCTTAGATGCCCTTCTCCCTGCGCTTATTTCCCGACAAACACCGCTGTCGTCAGGCCCGGCACGCTGAGGCTGCTGCCCGCCACCTTGCTGGTTTTCACCACGCTGTCGGTGCTGGCGGCCAACACCGGGTGCAGGCTCAGGTTCAGGCCCGCCAAGCTCGGATCACTGAAATTGACCGTCTGGCCGCTGCCGTTGAACACGACAACCACGTTGCGGTAAGGGTTGGTGGTGTTCACGGTTCCGGTCAGGCGCATTACGATCACGCCGGGGGTTTGGCTCGGCCCGGTGTTCAGGAACTTCAGGTTTTGCTGCACCTGCGCCGCCGTGTCCATGCGGAACAGAGTGGAGGAATAGCGCACCCGCAACATGTCGCGGTAGTGATCGAAGGCACGGGTGATTTCGGTGCTGGAGGGCTTGAACGCCGCGTTGCCCAGCAGCGGGCGGTACAGGTTCCAGTTGCCCTCGTTCTTCTCGGCGGGCGGCAGGCCTTTGCCGAAGCCGTTGCTGGCGCGGGTAAAGTCCAGCGTATTGAACCAGTCGCCGCTGTTGTAGGAGTCGGTATCGAAGCTCTTGGAGCGCAGGATTTCATCGCCCGCGTAGCTGAACGGCAACCCCTGACCCAGCAGCACCACGCTGTGGGCGAGGTTTTGCATCCGGGTGCGCTGGG includes the following:
- a CDS encoding FtsK/SpoIIIE family DNA translocase, with protein sequence MSKAVKARKAAAPANRFDGEALGLVLFALGIFLAVTLLLEPPTRTGGETSGSLMAQARELLRGWLGWGAYVLPVVPVAYGVLVFLGRDLANLTRRVLGGVLVTLALLALHEVFEPEAAGKLAEVVMAPLSVVSYVAALIPLVVLTLGLEIMLRLRPLTLLKGFFRQVSVLLGGASANVQGAIEARQEGRDAARTRTEARQGLSAHARDLDTLRKLYPSARELKSQAEEVRAALRELKGLDEAGLKDASRDLDGWRAVTATFVSHAARDLREQVAAEAPDAGAKAEAVMKEISAGRHELSVELASTQASGELESLRRRSVTEVQRLALRAGKLERERKAAEKALAKADAAVLARELPAHSERVAAWAEVSREWIDWQDRERHYLGWPDLAAAFDRAPTEVAGAVAEALRSDPDGTLAAQEQWRARLARAQEDALRRAEAMATPAPITPPSMNFDFTDFGNMDGAQIGGAQATTEQAGAPLEWHKPTRGGGSGSSGAASGGAAISPERPAFAPAPPLSPPLPAGLPPAGPDIFDDEDDSSGHTDSITGELDGLDPWGDDEDMPFSRPEAKAPVRPPAMPAVPTRQKPLLGQGGVQAAPAPWESADAPTQRRRPIPQSLGPQPIGATSPALPSYDLLDPIPQVASNLAALDVAARQRAAVIEQTLRHFGLQARVVDFARGPTVTRYEIEPAPGEKISRIANLSNDLARALAVGGVRIEAPVPGKSVIGLEVPNSEREPVTFHQAAASPGFRNTRAKLPMILGKSIDGELVVGDLAKMPHLLVAGSTGSGKSVCVNTLITSLLFKYLPHELRFLMIDPKMVELTPYDGIAHLVRSVVTNPVDAAGVLLGAVAHMERRYKMMSQVGAKNLEQYNAKMRQVGDVELPHLIIIIDELADLMITSPKEVESAIMRLAQMARATGMHLILATQRPSVDILTSLIKVNVPARIAFAVSSTHDSRTILDSVGAERLTGMGDMLFYQPGHVKPVRLQGPYISEVESARITEELRRQVFEDDFVEAYGSDFEGGVEASGPSNDRANMDFSDPLLRQAAAICIEEGQGSVSRLQRRLSVGHARAGKLMDLLEAMGIVSKHQGSKPRDVLIHETDLPEYFGR
- a CDS encoding Mov34/MPN/PAD-1 family protein, encoding MTAPDSTLPTALHLPRVLENALWAHARRDAPAECVGAIGGHERPDGLYAHALYPLPNIAPDPVRHYLADPGHLLRALRAMQAEGLSLVALYHSHPNGPATPSRTDTQLAAYSVPYLIADLRGGSLLAYLLPDGRAVEIVLGTT
- a CDS encoding nucleoside hydrolase encodes the protein MTSSPLPKPIILDGDPGLDDAIAWMFALASPAEVQVLGVCSVHGNVPLHRTSHNAGVILALAGEAGRTVPHYAGADRPLVREAMTAAAVHGDSGLPAADLPAPLREPEALHAALFMIEAIRAQPGEITLIATGPLTNVALAFRLAPDLPALVREVVWMGGSTAHGNRTPAAEFNALADPHAAHVVLTSGAQVRMVGLNLTMQCIATPDRLEALHALGNRAGAVCSELLTFYAGHYRARYGINGGALHDPVAVGAVICPELFTFRPMRVQVETQEGLNFGRTVCDLYGQPEPTDRVQVGMELNESAFFALLLERVGRLP